A DNA window from Vigna unguiculata cultivar IT97K-499-35 chromosome 10, ASM411807v1, whole genome shotgun sequence contains the following coding sequences:
- the LOC114167102 gene encoding chlorophyll a-b binding protein CP29.2, chloroplastic-like — translation MATATATAAATSSFMGTRLLDAHSGSGRIQARFGFGSKKKAAPKKVSKGPGTDRPLWYPGAKAPEWLDGSLVGDYGFDPFGLGKPAEYLQFELDSLDQNLAKNEAGIIIGTRTEAADVKSTPFQPYSEVFGLQRFRECELIHGRWAMLATLGALSVEWLTGVTWQDAGKVELVEGSSYLGQPLPFSITTLIWIEVLVIGYIEFQRNAELDPEKRLYPGGSYFDPLGLASDPEKKATLQLAEIKHARLAMVGFLGFAVQAAATGKGPLNNWATHLSDPLHTTIIDTFSSS, via the exons ATGGCCACCGCAACGGCTACAGCAGCGGCAACGTCCTCCTTCATGGGGACGCGCCTCCTGGACGCGCATTCTGGGTCGGGGCGGATCCAGGCGCGATTCGGGTTCGGGTCAAAGAAGAAGGCCGCGCCCAAGAAGGTGTCGAAGGGCCCGGGCACGGACAGGCCGTTGTGGTACCCCGGCGCGAAGGCACCGGAGTGGCTGGACGGAAGCCTTGTCGGTGACTACGGGTTCGACCCGTTCGGGCTCGGGAAGCCCGCGGAGTATTTGCAGTTTGAGCTGGACTCGCTGGACCAGAACCTGGCGAAGAACGAGGCCGGGATCATCATCGGAACCAGGACCGAGGCTGCGGACGTGAAGTCCACGCCGTTCCAGCCCTACAGCGAGGTCTTCGGCCTCCAGAGGTTCCGTGAGTGCGAGCTCATCCACGGACGCTGGGCCATGCTCGCCACGCTCGGAGCCCTCTCCGTCGAGTGGCTCACCGGTGTCACATGGCAGGACGCCGGCAAG GTGGAGCTAGTAGAAGGATCATCATACCTTGGGCAACCACTTCCATTCTCAATCACGACATTGATTTGGATCGAGGTTCTGGTAATTGGGTACATAGAGTTTCAGAGGAATGCAGAGCTTGACCCAGAAAAGAGACTGTACCCAGGTGGCAGCTACTTCGACCCTCTTGGTTTGGCCTCAGACCCAGAGAAGAAAGCCACTCTTCAATTGGCAGAGATCAAGCACGCACGTCTTGCAATGGTGGGCTTCTTGGGCTTTGCAGTCCAAGCTGCTGCCACTGGCAAGGGCCCACTCAACAACTGGGCCACTCACTTGAGTGACCCACTTCACACAACCATCATTGACACCTTCTCGTCATCTTAA